A genomic window from Osmerus eperlanus chromosome 5, fOsmEpe2.1, whole genome shotgun sequence includes:
- the LOC134021459 gene encoding protein TsetseEP-like isoform X3: MGNRFSRRRDGPANGAEAPAAEEKAADEPVATPQAEAAPVSQEVQEAGKPASPIEEPVAAAIAEPVVESVPEPVAKAEPEPKLPEPEAPVASAPLVDLTPEPVAKVEAELVEEPAPPPPTQPEPEPLVSLSKVPEPVPEPVPEPVAEPEPVPEPVAEPLPEPVAEPEPHPEPVAEPEPLPEPVAEPVLVSVPEPEAVPELLTQELLPEPVLSEPLFSSDPLVDLAVPEITPQLLDASPSPTSDHAHSPEPAYPDVPTDLPGEEECLDSIEAAVNSVPVPEDPKESWESLEKPLEQECVGGAENVEQLLFDINTDVGDSGLLKHLDVTGNDLVNDLLANDIGIPDDIPIADGSPSNELM; encoded by the exons ATGGGAAACAGGTTCAGCAGGAGACGGGACGGCCCGGCTAATGGAGCCGAGGCCCCAGCAGCAGAGGAGAAGGCTGCAGATGAGCCAGTGGCCACCCCCCAGGCAGAGGCGGCCCCAGTGAGTCAGGAGGTCCAGGAGGCCGGGAAACCGGCAAGCCCCATTGAGGAGCCAGTGGCGGCAGCCATTGCCGAACCTGTAGTCGAATCAGTACCAGAGCCAGTCGCAAAGGCGGAGCCTGAGCCCAAGCTGCCTGAGCCAGAGGCCCCAGTTGCTTCAGCCCCACTGGTAGATCTCACCCCGGAGCCAGTGGCAAAGGTCGAGGCTGAGCTAGTGGAAGAacctgcccctccacccccaacccAGCCAGAACCAGAACCCCTGGTCTCACTCAGCAAGGTTCCCGAACCTGTTCCAGAACCAGTCCCAGAGC CTGttgcagaaccagaaccagtccCAGAGCCTGTTGCAGAACCACTCCCAGAGCCTGTCGCAGAACCAGAGCCACACCCAGAGCCTGTCGCAGAACCAGAACCACTCCCAGAGCCTGTCGCAGAGCCAGTCCTAGTGTCTGTTCCAGAGCCAGAAGCAGTTCCAGAGCTCCTCACCCAGGAGCTTCTCCCTGAGCCAGTCCTGTCAgagcctctcttctcctcagacCCCTTGGTAGACCTGGCAGTCCCAGAGATCACTCCACAGCTGCTCGATGCTTCTCCCTCCCCAACCTCAGACCACGCCCACAGCCCAGAGCCCGCCTATCCTGATGTGCCCACAGATCTCCCGGGGGAAGAGGAATGCCTCGACAGCATTGAGGCTGCAGTGAATTCCGTTCCTGTCCCTGAAGATCCTAAGGAATCCTGGGAATCTCTGGAGAAGCCACTTGAGCAGGAGTGTGTCGGCGGagctgagaatgtggagcagcTCCTGTTTGATATCAACACCGACGTTGGTGACAGCGGACTCCTAAAGCACTTAGACGTGACAGGAAATGATCTTGTCAATGACCTCCTGGCCAACGACATCGGCATCCCAGACGACATTCCCATCGCTGACGGCAGCCCCTCCAATGAGCTGATGTGA
- the LOC134021459 gene encoding diacylglycerol kinase kappa-like isoform X2, with protein sequence MGNRFSRRRDGPANGAEAPAAEEKAADEPVATPQAEAAPVSQEVQEAGKPASPIEEPVAAAIAEPVVESVPEPVAKAEPEPKLPEPEAPVASAPLVDLTPEPVAKVEAELVEEPAPPPPTQPEPEPLVSLSKVPEPVPEPVPEPVAEPEPVPQPVAEPEPVPEPVAEPLPEPVAEPEPHPEPVAEPEPLPEPVAEPVLVSVPEPEAVPELLTQELLPEPVLSEPLFSSDPLVDLAVPEITPQLLDASPSPTSDHAHSPEPAYPDVPTDLPGEEECLDSIEAAVNSVPVPEDPKESWESLEKPLEQECVGGAENVEQLLFDINTDVGDSGLLKHLDVTGNDLVNDLLANDIGIPDDIPIADGSPSNELM encoded by the exons ATGGGAAACAGGTTCAGCAGGAGACGGGACGGCCCGGCTAATGGAGCCGAGGCCCCAGCAGCAGAGGAGAAGGCTGCAGATGAGCCAGTGGCCACCCCCCAGGCAGAGGCGGCCCCAGTGAGTCAGGAGGTCCAGGAGGCCGGGAAACCGGCAAGCCCCATTGAGGAGCCAGTGGCGGCAGCCATTGCCGAACCTGTAGTCGAATCAGTACCAGAGCCAGTCGCAAAGGCGGAGCCTGAGCCCAAGCTGCCTGAGCCAGAGGCCCCAGTTGCTTCAGCCCCACTGGTAGATCTCACCCCGGAGCCAGTGGCAAAGGTCGAGGCTGAGCTAGTGGAAGAacctgcccctccacccccaacccAGCCAGAACCAGAACCCCTGGTCTCACTCAGCAAGGTTCCCGAACCTGTTCCAGAACCAGTCCCAGAGCCTGttgcagaaccagaaccagtccCACAGC CTGttgcagaaccagaaccagtccCAGAGCCTGTTGCAGAACCACTCCCAGAGCCTGTCGCAGAACCAGAGCCACACCCAGAGCCTGTCGCAGAACCAGAACCACTCCCAGAGCCTGTCGCAGAGCCAGTCCTAGTGTCTGTTCCAGAGCCAGAAGCAGTTCCAGAGCTCCTCACCCAGGAGCTTCTCCCTGAGCCAGTCCTGTCAgagcctctcttctcctcagacCCCTTGGTAGACCTGGCAGTCCCAGAGATCACTCCACAGCTGCTCGATGCTTCTCCCTCCCCAACCTCAGACCACGCCCACAGCCCAGAGCCCGCCTATCCTGATGTGCCCACAGATCTCCCGGGGGAAGAGGAATGCCTCGACAGCATTGAGGCTGCAGTGAATTCCGTTCCTGTCCCTGAAGATCCTAAGGAATCCTGGGAATCTCTGGAGAAGCCACTTGAGCAGGAGTGTGTCGGCGGagctgagaatgtggagcagcTCCTGTTTGATATCAACACCGACGTTGGTGACAGCGGACTCCTAAAGCACTTAGACGTGACAGGAAATGATCTTGTCAATGACCTCCTGGCCAACGACATCGGCATCCCAGACGACATTCCCATCGCTGACGGCAGCCCCTCCAATGAGCTGATGTGA
- the LOC134021459 gene encoding protein TsetseEP-like isoform X1: MGNRFSRRRDGPANGAEAPAAEEKAADEPVATPQAEAAPVSQEVQEAGKPASPIEEPVAAAIAEPVVESVPEPVAKAEPEPKLPEPEAPVASAPLVDLTPEPVAKVEAELVEEPAPPPPTQPEPEPLVSLSKVPEPVPEPVPEPVAEPEPVPQPVAEPVAEPVPEPVAEPEPVPEPVAEPLPEPVAEPEPHPEPVAEPEPLPEPVAEPVLVSVPEPEAVPELLTQELLPEPVLSEPLFSSDPLVDLAVPEITPQLLDASPSPTSDHAHSPEPAYPDVPTDLPGEEECLDSIEAAVNSVPVPEDPKESWESLEKPLEQECVGGAENVEQLLFDINTDVGDSGLLKHLDVTGNDLVNDLLANDIGIPDDIPIADGSPSNELM, translated from the coding sequence ATGGGAAACAGGTTCAGCAGGAGACGGGACGGCCCGGCTAATGGAGCCGAGGCCCCAGCAGCAGAGGAGAAGGCTGCAGATGAGCCAGTGGCCACCCCCCAGGCAGAGGCGGCCCCAGTGAGTCAGGAGGTCCAGGAGGCCGGGAAACCGGCAAGCCCCATTGAGGAGCCAGTGGCGGCAGCCATTGCCGAACCTGTAGTCGAATCAGTACCAGAGCCAGTCGCAAAGGCGGAGCCTGAGCCCAAGCTGCCTGAGCCAGAGGCCCCAGTTGCTTCAGCCCCACTGGTAGATCTCACCCCGGAGCCAGTGGCAAAGGTCGAGGCTGAGCTAGTGGAAGAacctgcccctccacccccaacccAGCCAGAACCAGAACCCCTGGTCTCACTCAGCAAGGTTCCCGAACCTGTTCCAGAACCAGTCCCAGAGCCTGttgcagaaccagaaccagtccCACAGCCTGTTGCAGAACCTGTTGCAGAACCAGTCCCAGAACCTGttgcagaaccagaaccagtccCAGAGCCTGTTGCAGAACCACTCCCAGAGCCTGTCGCAGAACCAGAGCCACACCCAGAGCCTGTCGCAGAACCAGAACCACTCCCAGAGCCTGTCGCAGAGCCAGTCCTAGTGTCTGTTCCAGAGCCAGAAGCAGTTCCAGAGCTCCTCACCCAGGAGCTTCTCCCTGAGCCAGTCCTGTCAgagcctctcttctcctcagacCCCTTGGTAGACCTGGCAGTCCCAGAGATCACTCCACAGCTGCTCGATGCTTCTCCCTCCCCAACCTCAGACCACGCCCACAGCCCAGAGCCCGCCTATCCTGATGTGCCCACAGATCTCCCGGGGGAAGAGGAATGCCTCGACAGCATTGAGGCTGCAGTGAATTCCGTTCCTGTCCCTGAAGATCCTAAGGAATCCTGGGAATCTCTGGAGAAGCCACTTGAGCAGGAGTGTGTCGGCGGagctgagaatgtggagcagcTCCTGTTTGATATCAACACCGACGTTGGTGACAGCGGACTCCTAAAGCACTTAGACGTGACAGGAAATGATCTTGTCAATGACCTCCTGGCCAACGACATCGGCATCCCAGACGACATTCCCATCGCTGACGGCAGCCCCTCCAATGAGCTGATGTGA
- the LOC134021459 gene encoding protein TsetseEP-like isoform X4, giving the protein MGNRFSRRRDGPANGAEAPAAEEKAADEPVATPQAEAAPVSQEVQEAGKPASPIEEPVAAAIAEPVVESVPEPVAKAEPEPKLPEPEAPVASAPLVDLTPEPVAKVEAELVEEPAPPPPTQPEPEPLVSLSKVPEPVPEPVPEPEPVPEPVAEPLPEPVAEPEPHPEPVAEPEPLPEPVAEPVLVSVPEPEAVPELLTQELLPEPVLSEPLFSSDPLVDLAVPEITPQLLDASPSPTSDHAHSPEPAYPDVPTDLPGEEECLDSIEAAVNSVPVPEDPKESWESLEKPLEQECVGGAENVEQLLFDINTDVGDSGLLKHLDVTGNDLVNDLLANDIGIPDDIPIADGSPSNELM; this is encoded by the exons ATGGGAAACAGGTTCAGCAGGAGACGGGACGGCCCGGCTAATGGAGCCGAGGCCCCAGCAGCAGAGGAGAAGGCTGCAGATGAGCCAGTGGCCACCCCCCAGGCAGAGGCGGCCCCAGTGAGTCAGGAGGTCCAGGAGGCCGGGAAACCGGCAAGCCCCATTGAGGAGCCAGTGGCGGCAGCCATTGCCGAACCTGTAGTCGAATCAGTACCAGAGCCAGTCGCAAAGGCGGAGCCTGAGCCCAAGCTGCCTGAGCCAGAGGCCCCAGTTGCTTCAGCCCCACTGGTAGATCTCACCCCGGAGCCAGTGGCAAAGGTCGAGGCTGAGCTAGTGGAAGAacctgcccctccacccccaacccAGCCAGAACCAGAACCCCTGGTCTCACTCAGCAAGGTTCCCGAACCTGTTCCAGAACCAGTCCCAGAGC cagaaccagtccCAGAGCCTGTTGCAGAACCACTCCCAGAGCCTGTCGCAGAACCAGAGCCACACCCAGAGCCTGTCGCAGAACCAGAACCACTCCCAGAGCCTGTCGCAGAGCCAGTCCTAGTGTCTGTTCCAGAGCCAGAAGCAGTTCCAGAGCTCCTCACCCAGGAGCTTCTCCCTGAGCCAGTCCTGTCAgagcctctcttctcctcagacCCCTTGGTAGACCTGGCAGTCCCAGAGATCACTCCACAGCTGCTCGATGCTTCTCCCTCCCCAACCTCAGACCACGCCCACAGCCCAGAGCCCGCCTATCCTGATGTGCCCACAGATCTCCCGGGGGAAGAGGAATGCCTCGACAGCATTGAGGCTGCAGTGAATTCCGTTCCTGTCCCTGAAGATCCTAAGGAATCCTGGGAATCTCTGGAGAAGCCACTTGAGCAGGAGTGTGTCGGCGGagctgagaatgtggagcagcTCCTGTTTGATATCAACACCGACGTTGGTGACAGCGGACTCCTAAAGCACTTAGACGTGACAGGAAATGATCTTGTCAATGACCTCCTGGCCAACGACATCGGCATCCCAGACGACATTCCCATCGCTGACGGCAGCCCCTCCAATGAGCTGATGTGA